A single genomic interval of Nonomuraea rubra harbors:
- a CDS encoding ArsR/SmtB family transcription factor yields the protein MVNSVQLRMTAISEPNRFRIVELLRDGPRSVGDIVDALGLGQPQVSRHLRLLSEAGVVEVTKRAQQRIYRLDPNAMRELSDWAQGFAALWSQRMDRLGAFLDDTANQQGA from the coding sequence GTGGTCAACAGCGTGCAACTGCGAATGACGGCGATCTCGGAGCCGAACCGGTTCCGCATCGTCGAGTTGCTCAGGGACGGCCCGCGATCGGTAGGCGACATCGTCGACGCGCTGGGCCTGGGCCAGCCGCAGGTGTCCCGGCATCTGCGACTGCTCTCCGAGGCGGGCGTGGTCGAGGTGACCAAGCGGGCACAGCAGCGCATCTACCGGCTGGACCCGAACGCGATGCGCGAGCTGAGCGACTGGGCGCAGGGGTTCGCCGCGCTGTGGTCGCAGCGGATGGACCGCCTCGGCGCCTTTCTCGACGACACAGCCAATCAGCAAGGAGCTTGA